Proteins co-encoded in one Papaver somniferum cultivar HN1 chromosome 5, ASM357369v1, whole genome shotgun sequence genomic window:
- the LOC113280610 gene encoding protein FAR1-RELATED SEQUENCE 1-like produces the protein MNSFFDGYLGPKTTLKQFVEQFERATRDKAEKEIVADAESSSKLIPTATFFEMEKQMQGLYTLSKFKDFQNELTSKMYCELIKQEEDPPGTFKYVTRASVWIEGIDEQKIEKQFKFDVIFYSNDCDVSCSCRMFEFEGILCRHALNVLIRHGIKLIPDKYIKKRWRKDVKRSHTSMKANTGFWKNTVERDRYNNLSILFSEVADMTVKSELSFNDVKQLLVIQLDLLKKNNEIQEIETKSLTTNEKCTTVQEIETKSPTTNDDAVVADVLNSKEKPKGP, from the coding sequence ATGAACTCATTTTTTGATGGATACCTTGGTCCAAAAACAACTTTGAAACAATTTGTGGAGCAATTTGAACGTGCAACGAGGGATAAGGCAGAGAAAGAGATTGTTGCTGATGCAGAATCGTCTTCCAAACTGATTCCTACTGCTACATTTTTTGAAATGGAAAAACAGATGCAGGGACTATATACTTTGTCAAAGTTTAAAGATTTTCAAAATGAACTGACTTCGAAAATGTATTGTGAACTTATCAAACAAGAAGAGGATCCTCCCGGAACATTTAAGTATGTTACTCGTGCAAGTGTATGGATCGAGGGGATTGATGAGCAAAAGATTGAAAAACAGTTTAAGTTTGATGTGATTTTTTATTCAAATGACTGCGACGTTTCTTGTAGTTGTCGGATGTTTGAGTTTGAAGGAATATTATGTAGACATGCGCTTAATGTATTAATCAGGCATGGAATTAAGTTGATACCTGACAAATACATAAAGAAAAGATGGAGGAAAGATGTGAAAAGGTCTCACACAAGTATGAAAGCTaatactgggttttggaaaaacactGTTGAACGTGATCGTTATAATAACTTGAGTATTCTTTTCAGTGAGGTTGCAGACATGACAGTAAAATCGGAACTTTCTTTCAATGATGTTAAGCAACTGTTGGTCATACAATTGGATTTACTAAAAAAGAATAATGAAATTCAGGAGATTGAAACAAAGAGTCTTACCACTAATGAGAAGTGTACAACGGTGCAGGAGATTGAAACAAAGAGTCCTACCACTAATGATGATGCGGTAGTTGCGGATGTACTTAATTCTAAGGAGAAACCAAAAGGACCATGA
- the LOC113280612 gene encoding protein FAR-RED IMPAIRED RESPONSE 1-like: protein MVLISLLLQEETSKKSDCVDINGSKPHIQPALGMGFESIDDAWEFYKTFGKVTGFPVVKSTSVKNGAGYIRSYKFTCARAGKCSSVSENPLRPQATIKCGCQAKLVLQLDCLVGYVISQLNLDHNHELKPENARHFRCNRFINSRVKNQIDLLDQSGVRLCKSYDVCVNEAGGHENMTCSQKDCRNLIDKLRNSRLGEGDAVAILTYFAKMSSQGLGFYSSVDVDDTGRLRTVFWADGRSREEYKEFGEVISFDTTYLVNRYDMPFAPFVGVNHHGESILFGCGLVVYEDTDSFAWLFTKWLDCMSGCAPPAIVTDQAKAMQNAIEIVFPNSRHRWCIWHVMKKLPEKFKSHRNYLRITYTMKKVVYNSQYQSEFETKWMEMLQKYKLYDNEWLKTLYEERHRWVPCYLNDCFWAGM from the coding sequence atgGTGTTGATATCTTTGCTGTTGCAGGAGGAGACTTCTAAAAAGTCAGATTGCGTTGATATTAATGGAAGCAAACCTCATATACAACCTGCTCTTGGTATGGGGTTTGAATCCATAGATGATGCATGGGAGTTTTACAAGACATTCGGGAAAGTGACTGGATTTCCTGTGGTGAAAAGCACATCTGTGAAAAATGGTGCGGGGTATATAAGAAGCTACAAGTTTACTTGTGCTCGAGCAGGTAAGTGTAGTTCCGTTTCTGAAAATCCATTAAGGCCCCAAGCAACAATAAAATGTGGTTGTCAAGCCAAGCTAGTGTTACAGTTAGATTGCCTAGTTGGTTATGTAATCAGCCAACTCAATTTGGATCACAATCATGAATTGAAACCTGAAAACGCTAGACATTTTCGTTGTAATCGATTCATTAATTCTCGGGTAAAGAATCAAATTGATCTTCTTGATCAATCTGGTGTTAGGTTGTGTAAAAGTTATGATGTTTGTGTAAATGAAGCTGGCGGTCATGAGAATATGACGTGTTCTCAAAAAGATTGTAGAAATCTAATTGATAAGTTGCGAAATTCACGGCTAGGAGAAGGAGATGCAGTTGCCATTTTAACTTATTTTGCAAAGATGAGTTCACAAGGTTTGGGATTTTATTCAAGTGTTGATGTAGATGATACTGGTCGTTTGAGAACTGTGTTTTGGGCAGATGGTAGGTCAAGAGAAGAATATAAAGAGTTTGGTGAGGTTATTTCTTTTGACACCACATACTTGGTGAATCGGTATGATATGCCGTTTGCTCCATTTGTTGGGGTAAACCATCATGGAGAATCAATATTATTTGGATGTGGATTGGTAGTATATGAAGATACAGACTCTTTTGCATGGTTATTTACCAAGTGGCTTGATTGTATGTCCGGATGTGCTCCTCCTGCAATCGTAACTGACCAAGCGAAGGCTATGCAAAATGCCATAGAGATAGTGTTCCCCAATAGTAGACATAGATGGTGCATATGGCATGTGATGAAAAAATTACCGGAGAAGTTTAAAAGTCATCGTAATTATTTGCGCATTACATATACAATGAAAAAGGTTGTCTATAATTCTCAATATCAGTCAGAGTTTGAAACAAAATGGATGGAAATGTTACAAAAGTATAAATTGTATGACAATGAATGGCTTAAAACATTATATGAAGAAAGGCATCGTTGGGTACCTTGTTATCTAAATGATTGTTTTTGGGCTGGAATGTAA
- the LOC113280609 gene encoding DUF724 domain-containing protein 3-like, which translates to MSLGSSSEAPKRKKTTNHSSSSSSTGHDYPSLCLTHEYKNLRDDLFTTMPQNPHYKPLEKFTAGVCENIKVGLDVVFINLAKKMVELSSPLELSSSDVQEEYIATLSQLEEMGYDCTKLWAKFDTLREILEEQEGVELKLEDITSDRRNKEVEATITHTRIYELEAKLKKLKAVSRTEKEEIETLKLTERSQIEEREQILRNIRSAATAPW; encoded by the coding sequence ATGTCTTTGGGTTCTAGCAGTGAAGCTCCAAAAAGGAAGAAGACTACTAatcattcttcatcttcatcctcaactGGTCATGATTATCCATCTCTTTGCCTTACCCATGAGTACAAGAATTTAAGAGATGATCTCTTCACAACAATGCCACAGAACCCACATTACAAGCCTTTAGAAAAGTTCACTGCAGGTGTTTGTGAAAATATCAAGGTAGGTTTGGATGTAGTATTCATTAACCTTGCAAAGAAAATGGTGGAGTTGAGTAGTCCTCTTGAGTTATCATCAAGTGATGTACAGGAGGAGTATATTGCAACACTATCACAACTTGAagaaatgggttatgattgtacAAAGCTATGGGCGAAATTTGATACATTAAGAGAAATTTTAGAAGAACAAGAGGGAGTTGAGCTCAAATTAGAGGATATCACTTCAGATAGGAGAAACAAAGAAGTTGAAGCAACTATAACTCATACTAGGATTTATGAGTTAGAAGCTAAGTTGAAGAAATTGAAAGCTGTTTCAAGGACTGAAAAGGAAGAGATTGAGACCTTGAAGTTAACTGAGAGGAGTCAAATTGAAGAAAGAGAACAGATCTTGAGGAACATTAGATCTGCTGCCACAGCTCCATGGTAG